The stretch of DNA CACGTACCCATTCTGCCCACTTGCCTTTGCGCCGTGATTTTTCCGAAATCAGCCGCGCAGCTTCGCCCTTGGCCTTGCCCAGGTTGTTCTGCCACATCTCGAACAGCCGGGCCTTTTCTGCCTCGATCTGCGCCCGTTCCTCGAAGCTCATGTTGGCCAGATTGAAACTCATGAAGGTACCTGCCTGTTGAAAATGGCCGCTATCTTACACCGTGGCGTCGCATCATCGGCAAAGCCGTCGCAACTTTCCCGGCGCGCAGGCATCCATTGTTCAAACCACCCCATCAACGAGGACGTGTTCATGGCCCGTAAAAACGCCGCACTGGCCGACAGTGATCAGATCAAGGACCAAATGTTCAGTGAACTGCAGGCATTGATCGAAGAATCGGAAAAGCTGCTCGATGAAAGCGCCGCTCTGGTTGGCGAAGAAGCCGAGACCCTGCGTGCGCAGGTCAGTCTGAAACTGCGTCAGGCACGCCAGGCCGCCGGCCAGGTACGTGCCAAGGCGCAACCGGTGGTCGATGCCACCCAGGACTACATCGGCGGCCACCCATGGCAGACTGTGGCGGTGTCCGCGGGCTTCGGCCTGGTGATCGGCCTGCTGCTGGGGCGCCGCTACTGAGTGTCAGGCGGCCTGCACCATCGGGATACCGCTGTGGAAACGCAGCTCCTGGTCCGGTGACTGGATCAGTTCGGCTTCAGCTTCACGCACCACGGTGACGCGGCGGGCGATGTCCGCCTCGTCACCATACTGGTGGGCCAGTTTCAGGTAGCCCTGGTAGTGGCGTGCTTCGCTTTTCAGCAAGCCGTGATAGAACGTGCCAAGTTCTTCATCAAGGTGTGGCACCAGGGCCGCGAAGCGCTCGCAACTGCGGGCTTCGATGAATGCCCCGACCACCAGTGTATCCACCAGTTTCACCGGCTCGTGGGCCCGCACCAGGCGACGCAAGCCCGACGCATAGCGCCCCGCCGACACCGGCCGCAGCGGCACGCCGCGGCGCTTCATCAGGCGCAGAACCTGCTCGTGGTGCACCAGCTCTTCACGGGCCAGGCGCGACATCATGTTGATCAGGTCCAGGTGGGTGTTGTACTTGGCGATCAGGCTGAGGGCGGTGCTGGCTGCCTTGAACTCGCAGTTCTTGTGGTCGATCAACAGGGTTTCCTGGTCGGCGAGTGCCGCTTCGATCCAGGCATCAGGGGTCGGGCAGCCGAGGAAGGCATCGATTTCGGGGATCAGGGACATAAGCGAACAACCACACTGGACAGGCAAGACCGGCGATTATACCGACGGCGACGGGTAGCACCAGTGACTATGCTTGATGTACATCAAGCGGCGACGCGAGGGGCGCCGACTATAGT from Pseudomonas putida encodes:
- a CDS encoding DUF883 family protein is translated as MARKNAALADSDQIKDQMFSELQALIEESEKLLDESAALVGEEAETLRAQVSLKLRQARQAAGQVRAKAQPVVDATQDYIGGHPWQTVAVSAGFGLVIGLLLGRRY
- a CDS encoding tRNA-(ms[2]io[6]A)-hydroxylase; the protein is MSLIPEIDAFLGCPTPDAWIEAALADQETLLIDHKNCEFKAASTALSLIAKYNTHLDLINMMSRLAREELVHHEQVLRLMKRRGVPLRPVSAGRYASGLRRLVRAHEPVKLVDTLVVGAFIEARSCERFAALVPHLDEELGTFYHGLLKSEARHYQGYLKLAHQYGDEADIARRVTVVREAEAELIQSPDQELRFHSGIPMVQAA